The stretch of DNA AATTGCGGCCAAGCTTAAACTATATGATAATGATATCATATTTAACCATCCTAGATGATTTGAGGCTGTTAAAAAGAATCATTTTATTATCTTCTTTGTGCTGCATCATACCCAAGATGAAATGCTACTACCAAACCAGCTAGTAGTAGCATTGACGCTAAATCAACAGCTAATATATAAGGTCCAAATAATAATACTCCTACAGTTTTAGTGTCTATCAGCTGGTTATTAATACTATCATTACTTGTAGACCAAAAAATATACAATAAGATAGCTAGTAGTAATATTAAAGGTAGTATAAAATATATAATGGATATTATCGGTTGTCGTAGTATATTTATCTGCTCACTACAATGAATATTAATCATCATAACCACAAATATAAATAGCACCACAACAGCACCAGCGTAGACTATTATTTCTAGAGCTCCAGCAAAATAAGCACCAATTACAAAAAAAACACCAGCAATAGCTAGTATTGTAATTATTAGATACAATAATGCATGCATTGGTTTATTATGAGTAATTACACGTAAAGCAGAGAATATGGCTACTAGGCCAAAAAAGTATAATGCTAGTTCCATATTCATGTCACTCCTAAGTGAATTTAGGGTAAAAGATCTTTAACATTAATTGGTCGAGTTTCGTTCTCTGCATGTCCTTTTAGCTTATCATTACAGGCTATCCCAGCCATGCGATAGAAATTATATTCCGGATATTTACCTGGGCCTCTAATTAAGAGATCTTCTTTTTCATATACAAGGTCTTGTCGTTTAAATTCAGCCATTTCAAAATCTGGGGTAAGTTGAATAGCAGTAGTAGGACAAGCTTCCTCACATAAACCACAAAATATACATCGGGAAAAGTTAATACGAAAAAATTCTGGGTACCATCGTCCTTCTTTGCTCTCTGTTTTTTGTAAAGAGATACAGTCTACGGGACAAGCAACGGCACATAGATTACAGGCTACACAGCGCTCATATCCATCTGGATCACAAGTTAAGACAATACGACCACGAAAACGTGATGTTTGATATATAGGTATATCAGGATACATTTGGGTTTCACGTTTATTAAACGCTTGCATACCTATCATCCAGATACTACGCAATATAGTATAACAACCCGTGACTAATTGTTTTAATGTCATGATTAATTAAATCCATACTATATTTAGGTGTTATATAGAATTACTATTGCAGTAACTAATAAGTTCATTAACGTTAGTGGCAAACAAATTGTCCAACCAAGAATCATTACTTGATCATAACGCGGACGTGGTAAAGCCGCACGTATTAATATGAAGATAATAATAAAGACAGTCGTTTTAATTATAAACCAAATGTAAGGTGGTAACCATGGTCCTTGCCATCCACCAAAAAATAGTGTAATAGTTAACGCCGAGATAGTAACAAGACTAATGTACTCACCTATAAAAAATAGCCCGAATTTCATTCCAGAATATTCTATATGATAACCGTCGGCAAGTTCCTGCTCTGATTCTGGTTGATCAAACGGATGACGGTGACAAATTGCTAAACCAGCTAAATAAAAGGTTATAAAACCAAAGAACTGTGGTACTATATTCCATATATGTGTTTGATCTGCTACGATAGTACTTATATTAAACGAACCCGCCTGTGCAACAACTCCCATGATAGATAAACCAAGAAAAACTTCGTAGCTCAAAGTTTGAGCCGCTGCACGCATTGCTCCTAATAAGGAGTATTTATTATTGCTCGACCATCCTCCTAAAAGGATGGCATATACTGATATGCCGGCCATCATTAAGAAAAAAAGTATGCCAATATTTAGCTCAATTACAACCCAATTAGGACTAATTGGCATAATAGCAAAAACTAGTAATAGCGAGGTAAAAGCAATTATTGGTGCTAAGGTAAAAATAATTCTGTCTGCAAAAGGTGGGATCCAGTCTTCTTTAAACAGAATTTTAATTGTATCTGCTAATAACTGTAGTGATCCACCCCATCCAACTCTGTTTGGTCCATAACGATGCTGAAACAAACCGAGTAAACGTCGTTCAAAAAAACTCATATAAGCACCTATAGTAACTACTGATAGTAAAGTTACTATAGCCTTGACTATCGCTAGGAGGTATTCATACCTAAGATGAAGCATAAAATAACTCATACATTAATCTCTCGTAGATTTTGAACACTTAATCCCGCTAATATCGGAGGAATACCAGGAAAACCAAGAGGTAAACCTAACTGACCACTGTTTAAGTTATCACTGAATCGTATGGGTAGACACCACTCTTGACTACCATAACTAAAAGTTAGTTGTGATCTATGATTTAGACCTAGTCTAATCGCATCTATTCGGTTAATTACTACGTAAGGTGTTGGCATGTATTGTTGTATTATTGGCGATAGTTGCGAAGTTTCATCACTGCCAAACAGATGCCAATAAGGTGCAATGCGCCAAGTTTCATTTAGTTTGGGTATAAAAGCAGGTGGAATGATTTTAAACCAGTCTAATTGATCATCACTCATTTCTAGCAACCTTACTCCGGGATCGCCATAACGCAAATGACCACCAATCTCGTCTTGGAATTTATTCCAAGATTGTGGTGAGTTCCAGCCGGGAGCCCAACTAAATGCGATTTGCTGACGTGGTGCAAATGGATCGTTATTACCTTCCATAGAAAAAGTAAACATTGTCTCATGATCTTGTGCGATTTGTGGTTCATGTACGTTCAGATGTGTAATCATTGCAGTACGACCACTATAGCGATGTGGTTCACGAGCTAATTTTTGACCATGAATACGAAAATTAGCATCCGGAGCAATATCCTTAATTTTAGCTAATTGTGGTATAGTTTTTACTATATGATTAATGATATGGTCGAGTTTTGTCCATTTTTCGGAGCGACTAAGATAAGTTATATGTATTAAATGTAACCATCGCCAGCTTGCTAAAAGCAATGCTTTAGGATTATAGTAAGCAGGATCATATACCTGAAAAAAGCGTTGTGCTCGTCCTTCTTGGTTAATAACTGTACCATTACTTTCTACAAAAGAAGCAGCAGAGAAGATTAAATTTGCTTTATTCAGTAAAGCAGTACGCTGATGATCAATAACTATTAAATTCTTTACCTTTGTTAAGGCTTGGTCAATACGCGGAGCTAGTGCATGTCGATAAAGATCATTTTCTAGGACAATAACACTATCAACAGTACCTTGCTCAATTTCAATTAAAGCATGATTTAGGTTACCACCGCCCATTATAGCCATGCCCATACTATTAACACTAGAAGCAATAAAGCTAATACCCACTTTGTTACCGCGGTTTTTAAGTGCACGAGCAATATTAGCAGCTGCCGCAATGATAGCCTCACTACCAGCGTGACTACCTGAAATAATTAATGGTTTATTTGCTTCAAGTAGAGCTTCTACTATTAATGTAATCTTACTTTGTAGTGCTGGATCTAAATTATTGACTGCTGGAGCATTTTTATCCAAAGCGTGAGCAATAGCAAAACCTAACCTTGCTTGATCATCTACAGGAGCATGATAACTCCAAGTTGCGATATCATCTAATTTAGTCGAATCAACATTTGTAATAAAAAGTAAGCTTTTTGCCTGTTGTCCAACATTTTTTATTGCGGCAACTTGCCAGTCGAATATTTTTTTCGATGCAGCCATTGCACGTGCTGGGTTTTTAACTGCCTGACGAACTGCTAGTGCTATACGAGCACCAGTCTGTGTAATATCTTCACCTAGAACTAATACAGCATCATAGCTTTCTATTTCTCTTAGAGAAGGAGTATAAATTCCACTGTTACGTAAGACTTTAAGCATTAATAATAGTTGATTTTGTTCATTGTCTGAAATACCTATATAAAAATTATTTTTTCCTACTAGTTCACGTAAAGCAAAATTGCTTTCAATACTTGCACGTGCTGATCCAATACCTATGATTTTATTTGCTTCACGTAATAAATTTGCCGCAGATATCAATGCTTGTTCAGTATTAAGAGTAATCCAATCATTACCACGTCGCAGCAATGGCTGACGTGGGCGATTTTTTAAGTTAACATAACCATAACCAAAACGGCCAATATCACACAAGAAGTAGTGGTTAACGTTACCGTTATAACGATTATCAATGCGGCGTAACTCTCCGTATCTTTCACCTGGGCTAATATTACAACCAATACTACACTGTTGGCAGATACTCGGTGCGAACTGCATATCCCATTTACGATTATATCGTTTCGAGTGAGTTTTATCAGTAAAAACGCCAGTAGGACAAATTTCTACTAGATTACCAGCAAACTCACTCTCTAGTACCCCAGATTGCAAACGTCCAAAGTAAACATTATCATGAGTCCCGTAAACTCCGAAATCCGTTCCATTAGCATAATCTTTATAAAAACGTACACAGCGGTAACACGTTATACAGCGGTTCATTTCATGTGAAATGAATGGACCTAGATATTGATTATTATGAGTACGCTTAGTAAATCTATAACGGCGTACACAATGGCCTGTCATTACTGTCATGTCCTGTAGATGACAGTTTCCACCTTCTTCGCACACTGGACAGTCATGCGGGTGATTAATCATCAGTAATTCAATTATACGTTGACGAAATTGTTTAGCTTCATTTTCGTTAATAGAAATAACTGTTCCAGCTAATACTGGTGTCATGCAAGACATAACTAATTTACCTTCAATATCCTCGATGTTTTGATATTGCTTAATAGCACAAAGACGACAAGCACCAGCACTGCCTAGTGCTGGATGCCAACAAAAATAAGGAACATCTAGACCGAGGGAAAGACAGGCTTCTAGTAGATTTTTTGATTCATGAACATCATACTTTTTGCCGTCTATACTAATGGTAACCATAGTCAGCATACTCAAGTTATGCCCGTAATTGTGATGGGCATTCGTTAATCAAACAATATGAAAGAGCAAATCAGTACTAATTTAAATATTCAAAGAATTATTTTGTATTCCTTTAATCTTACGCACATTACTTAGATTTTCATCAGAAATACCAGCTTCAAATTCGCCGCGAAAATATTTCAAAGCACTTTTTAGTGGTTCTATTGCCCCTGGAGCATGAGCACAGAAAGTTTTACCTGGAGCAAGTAACGTACATAATTGTTCAAGAATATTGATATCTTCAGGCTGTCCTTGTTTATCCTCTAGTGCACGTAATAACTTTACACTCCATGGCAAACCATCTCGGCATGGTGTACACCAACCACAGGATTCGCGAGCAAAAAATTCCTCAATATTACGTGTTAATGATACCATATTGATTTTATCATCTACAGCAATAGCTAATGCTGTCCCTAGACGGCTACCTGCTTGAATTAGATGTTCAAAATCCATTGGAATATCTAGGTAATCTGGCGTTAAAAATCCTGTACTTGCTCCACCTGGCTGCCAAGCTTTGAGCGTCATACCATCAGCAATACCACCAGCATAATCCTCTAATATTTCGCGAGCTGTGATCCCAAATGGTAGCTCCCATAAGCCTGGTTTTTTTACCCTTCCAGAAAAACCCATTAGCTTAGTACCGGTATCATTACTCATACCTTTATTTATACTTTTATACCATTTTAGGCCGTACTCTAATATTGCGGGAACATTACATAATGTTTCTACATTATTAACACACGTTGGTTTTCCCCACACTCCAATAGTAGCGGGAAAAGGCGGTTTCGAACGTGGAATAGCACGACGTCCCTCAAGCGAATTTAGTAGTGCCGTTTCTTCTCCACAGATATAACGTCCAGCACCTGTGTGTAAGAATAATTCTAAGTCAAACTCACTGCCTAAAATATTTTTCCCGAGTAATCCCGCTTTATTTGCTTCTATGATAGCGCGTTGTAGATTTGCTGCAGCATTTACATATTCACCACGTAAGAAAATATAACTACGATTAGCTCGAATGGCAAAAGCTGCTATAAGTATTCCTTCTATAAGTAAATGAGGTAGTTGTTCCATTAAAAGACGGTCTTTATAAGTACCAGGTTCCATCTCGTCAGCATTACATAATAGGTAGCGGATATTCTCCGAAGCATTTACAGAAATTAAACTCCATTTTATACCAGTATAAAAACCCGCCCCTCCGCGTCCTTTTAAGCCAGAATTTTTGATTAACGAAATAATTTCGTCTGGGGTCTGTTTAAGGGCCTTATGTGCGCCAACATAACCATTTTTGCTCTTATATTCATCGAGCCAGACTGGCTGATGGTCATCACGTAGACGCCAAGTTAAAGGACTAATTTCCGGTTGTCTAATAATTTTCATAGATATAGCTCCAATAACTGACAAATATTTTCAGCTGTAAGATGAACATAAGTATCATCATTAATCATCATGGTAGGTCCTTTATCGCAATTACCTAAACAGCATGTTGGTAATAAAGTAAAACGACCATCTGGAGTAGTCTTACCTGGTTTTATATTTAGACAATT from Baumannia cicadellinicola str. Hc (Homalodisca coagulata) encodes:
- the nuoF gene encoding NADH-quinone oxidoreductase subunit NuoF; translated protein: MKIIRQPEISPLTWRLRDDHQPVWLDEYKSKNGYVGAHKALKQTPDEIISLIKNSGLKGRGGAGFYTGIKWSLISVNASENIRYLLCNADEMEPGTYKDRLLMEQLPHLLIEGILIAAFAIRANRSYIFLRGEYVNAAANLQRAIIEANKAGLLGKNILGSEFDLELFLHTGAGRYICGEETALLNSLEGRRAIPRSKPPFPATIGVWGKPTCVNNVETLCNVPAILEYGLKWYKSINKGMSNDTGTKLMGFSGRVKKPGLWELPFGITAREILEDYAGGIADGMTLKAWQPGGASTGFLTPDYLDIPMDFEHLIQAGSRLGTALAIAVDDKINMVSLTRNIEEFFARESCGWCTPCRDGLPWSVKLLRALEDKQGQPEDINILEQLCTLLAPGKTFCAHAPGAIEPLKSALKYFRGEFEAGISDENLSNVRKIKGIQNNSLNI
- the nuoJ gene encoding NADH-quinone oxidoreductase subunit J, which codes for MELALYFFGLVAIFSALRVITHNKPMHALLYLIITILAIAGVFFVIGAYFAGALEIIVYAGAVVVLFIFVVMMINIHCSEQINILRQPIISIIYFILPLILLLAILLYIFWSTSNDSINNQLIDTKTVGVLLFGPYILAVDLASMLLLAGLVVAFHLGYDAAQRR
- the nuoH gene encoding NADH-quinone oxidoreductase subunit NuoH, with protein sequence MLHLRYEYLLAIVKAIVTLLSVVTIGAYMSFFERRLLGLFQHRYGPNRVGWGGSLQLLADTIKILFKEDWIPPFADRIIFTLAPIIAFTSLLLVFAIMPISPNWVVIELNIGILFFLMMAGISVYAILLGGWSSNNKYSLLGAMRAAAQTLSYEVFLGLSIMGVVAQAGSFNISTIVADQTHIWNIVPQFFGFITFYLAGLAICHRHPFDQPESEQELADGYHIEYSGMKFGLFFIGEYISLVTISALTITLFFGGWQGPWLPPYIWFIIKTTVFIIIFILIRAALPRPRYDQVMILGWTICLPLTLMNLLVTAIVILYNT
- the nuoI gene encoding NADH-quinone oxidoreductase subunit NuoI — its product is MTLKQLVTGCYTILRSIWMIGMQAFNKRETQMYPDIPIYQTSRFRGRIVLTCDPDGYERCVACNLCAVACPVDCISLQKTESKEGRWYPEFFRINFSRCIFCGLCEEACPTTAIQLTPDFEMAEFKRQDLVYEKEDLLIRGPGKYPEYNFYRMAGIACNDKLKGHAENETRPINVKDLLP
- the nuoG gene encoding NADH-quinone oxidoreductase subunit NuoG, whose translation is MVTISIDGKKYDVHESKNLLEACLSLGLDVPYFCWHPALGSAGACRLCAIKQYQNIEDIEGKLVMSCMTPVLAGTVISINENEAKQFRQRIIELLMINHPHDCPVCEEGGNCHLQDMTVMTGHCVRRYRFTKRTHNNQYLGPFISHEMNRCITCYRCVRFYKDYANGTDFGVYGTHDNVYFGRLQSGVLESEFAGNLVEICPTGVFTDKTHSKRYNRKWDMQFAPSICQQCSIGCNISPGERYGELRRIDNRYNGNVNHYFLCDIGRFGYGYVNLKNRPRQPLLRRGNDWITLNTEQALISAANLLREANKIIGIGSARASIESNFALRELVGKNNFYIGISDNEQNQLLLMLKVLRNSGIYTPSLREIESYDAVLVLGEDITQTGARIALAVRQAVKNPARAMAASKKIFDWQVAAIKNVGQQAKSLLFITNVDSTKLDDIATWSYHAPVDDQARLGFAIAHALDKNAPAVNNLDPALQSKITLIVEALLEANKPLIISGSHAGSEAIIAAAANIARALKNRGNKVGISFIASSVNSMGMAIMGGGNLNHALIEIEQGTVDSVIVLENDLYRHALAPRIDQALTKVKNLIVIDHQRTALLNKANLIFSAASFVESNGTVINQEGRAQRFFQVYDPAYYNPKALLLASWRWLHLIHITYLSRSEKWTKLDHIINHIVKTIPQLAKIKDIAPDANFRIHGQKLAREPHRYSGRTAMITHLNVHEPQIAQDHETMFTFSMEGNNDPFAPRQQIAFSWAPGWNSPQSWNKFQDEIGGHLRYGDPGVRLLEMSDDQLDWFKIIPPAFIPKLNETWRIAPYWHLFGSDETSQLSPIIQQYMPTPYVVINRIDAIRLGLNHRSQLTFSYGSQEWCLPIRFSDNLNSGQLGLPLGFPGIPPILAGLSVQNLREINV